The window ATGAAATAGAGGCTCGCTTTCagtgttttgtgtgataagaatgtgtcaCCAAAagttaaaggtaagttctataaagcagTAGTCAGACCCACTATGTTGTATGAGGAGTAGTGTTGGTCAGTCAAAAAcactcatgtccagaagatgaagataGCTGAAAGGAGGatgctgagatggatgtgcgggcataccaggttagatagaattaaaaatgaaattatccgggacaaggtgggtgtggcccatgtggaggacaagatgcgggaagcgagacttagaTAGTTTAGGCGTGTGAAGAGAAGATGCATTGatgctccggtgaggaggtgtgaaaAGCTGGCATTGGAGGGCCAACGGAAAGGTAGAGACAAGTCaaaaaagtattggggagaggtgattaggcaagatatggTGTTGTTCCAGCTTACCAAAGACATGACCATGGATAGGAAAGTGTGGAAGTTGAGAATAAAGGTAAAGGGTTAGGTAACCGAGTGTAATCCTTGTTTGTAACAGTGGCTTTGACACACCACTTAAATGTCTTTTGAGTATTTTTTTATTCCTAAATTTCTGTTACTACTTGTTGTTTCTTCGGTTTTCTACTTGCATTACCTAGTGTTAGTTTTGTATTTTCGCTTCGGTTGTCAGATCGATTTGCTTGTTATTGCCTCTCCCATTTCCCTTACTGAGCTGAGGGGCTATCGGAAACAGCTTCTATGCCTTCTTAAAGGCAggataaggtctgcatacactctACCCTCCGCAAATCCTACTTCTGGGACTATACTGGCTATGTTGTTATAATTTTTATGTAATCAGGACCTTGTACAAAATGCATATGACATTATCAACCTGATGCACGATTTGTATAGTTTTTTCACAAGCACAATCTTTGTGATGTTTTGATTCCAATAGATTCTTACTCTTATCAAAGAAACCTAAAAGCCTTCTTATGATATGGCTATGGAGATATGGCGATGAACAAGGAGCACGCTGGAAGGAAATTATCAAAGCAAAGCATGTTGAGCGATGTCACTGGATCACTAAAGTGAATTCAGCATCATATGGTATTGGAGCCTGGAAGCATATTAGCAAAACTATGGCAGGAATCGTTTCTGATGTGTCTTTGAAGTGGTAGATGGATGCTAATAAATAGTTAAATACCAACATACTTACCAGGTAAGTTCTGTTTCATACCAAGAGAACCACATAATTCTGCAAATTTGTCATGCTTAGCAACAATCTCCAGCAGGATCATAAGATAATCTACCTTAAAGGAAGAAACCAAATTGTACAcagccaaaagatacaagaacccCAAGATCTCGTGTTGGTTCCCTTTTGTCACCTTCATCTTAACCCTCCAATCCCTTGCAATATTTCTTGCTACTCCCCTCACAAAATCCTGAATATCTGGGGAAACCCTAATTAACTGCTCTAACAGCAGAATGCAGCTCCGTCGGGCAACACTGCCCTCAAACTCTGTTTCTCCCTTTCTCAAATGGGGAGGATAGAAACCTTCCATTGCATCAAGAACCAGTTGTGCAGGGTCAGGAGACATCTGAAGAGCCTTAAAAACTTCGTCAGACATCAAATCCAGCACCTTCTCATGCTCATTTAAGAATATCTGCAAACTCTTTCCATCCATTATCACAACAAAACTTGTAACAGTAGAATTACCTACAATAGCATTGACCCTGTCCAGTGCTACTTCTTCCGCAGGCTCTGACTTTATGTGCGCATTAGGAATAGCATTCAACTGCTTCTCTTTCTCTCCGAGCTCTTTACACCTATCCTCAAAATGTTTCTCCCTTGATTCAAGCTCTTCTAATCTATCCTTAACACTTTCCTCTCCAAGTATAACTTCTTTCATGCGTTGCTCAAAAAGTCCCTGCTCTACCAGGAATATTTTCTTTTCTGATTGAAAGTCctcatagtttttttttttgcaaattccTCTAGTGAATCCAGTTTCTTCTCCTTTGAATTAAGTTCTTCAAACCGCTGTTTATATGCTTCTTGAATAGAATCAAGCTCTCTCTCCCTCAAATTGAGTCTCTCATTGAATGACTTCAAGTGTTCCTCGTGGAGttcaagtttcttcttcattACATCATGAAATTTctccttgtgctcaagttccttCTTCATTGAGGACAAGAAGACCTCCTTAGATTCAAGTTGCTTCCTAAGAGCAATCAAGTTATCTGCTTCAGCTTTGAATTCCTTCTTCACCGACTCCAATTCATTCTCCTTCTCCCTCAGCTCCTTTTTCACAAAATCcatgtttttttccttttctttaagtTCCTTCATCACAATATCTAAGTTATTTTCCTCCAATCCCAACTCTTTCTTCATATTATCCAACATATTTTCTTTAACAGAAAGTTCCTTCTTCACCACATCCACGTTAATTTCCTCCTCCCTTAGCTCCTTTTTAACAAAATCTAattctttttccttctctttaaGTTCCTTCATCACAATATTTAAGTTACTTCCCTTCAATTGCAGTTCTTTCTTCATACTATCCAACATGTTTTCCTTATAAGTAAGTTCCTTCTTCAAAGAATCCAAGTTAATCTCCTTCTCCCTTAGTTCCTTTTTTGCATAAtccaattttttttcattttctctaaGTTCCTTCTCCAAATAGTCTAAGTTACTTTCCTTCACTCTTAATACTTTCTTCACACCTTCCAACCTGTTTTCCCTAACAGCAAGTTCCTTGTTCACAGATTCCACGttattttccttttctccaagttctttcttcaaaatctccaATTTACTTTCCTTAACTCTTACTTCTTTCTGCATACTATCCAACCTATTTTCCTTGACAGCAAGTTCCTTGTTCATAGATTCCAAGTTATTTTCCTTTTCTCTAAGTTCTTTCTTCATTATCCCCAATTTACTTTCCTTCACTCTTACTTCTTTCATCACACCATCCAACCTACTTTCCTTAACAGCAAGAGCCTTCTTCAGAGGTTCCAAGTTATTTTCATTCTCCCTTAGTTCCTTTTTCACATAATCCAAGTTATTCTCCTTCACCCTCAGTTCTTTCTTCACATTATCCAACATACATTCCTTTATCACCAGCTCTTTATTTAAAGATTCCAACCCCATTTCCCTATCCTCAAGTTCCTTCTTCATGGACTGCAAATTATGTTCCTTGactttaatttcttccatcttttCAGCCAATTCTTGATCTTTCAACTCAAGGGCATGTGTTTCATGGTGAATCCAACTCTGAATCCTATTCAAATTCTTCTCTTTCAACCtaatttcaattaatttttcCTCCACATCGCCTGTTTGTTTCCGCTCGAATTTAACCTCATCCCAAAGCCTTTCCACCACCTTCTCCTGATCATTcagcttctcctcccttaactTCACAGTCTCAGCAAACCCTTTTCGTGCCAAACTCAAATCCTTCCACTTCGACTCCAATTCCTCCTCTTTCCTCTCAACTTCTTCGCGTTTTCGTTCAACTGATTCCCTAATAGCATTGAGTTCCTTCAAGCTCTCCGCCACTGATTCTTGAACTGATCCTAAATGCATTTCCTTGGATTCCATCTCATTGAAGCATTCCTTCAAACACTTGCTGGATAAATCTAAGTCCTTCTCAAAAGTTCCCCATTCCGAAATtaacttaaatattttttgactTAACTCCACCGTCTTCTTCTCGTTGTTATGCAATGCTTCCGATATCTTTTCCAGTACACCCATATTGCTTCACCAACATAcatacaaacaaaaaaaagacaGATATTTAACAGTTAATACAGTACAGAGAGGAGAAAACCTCAGAATTTAGTCAATAATAACAGTTAACAAGAGTGCCGAAACAGAGAATTTTGTTTGAAAACTGATATTTTGGAAGCAGGAAAACTCCTATGGGAAGTTAAAAATTACAGTAGAAGGGTTGGTAGAGAACACAAAAACAAAACGGAACTGGAAAAGGGGAAAGGAAGTTTCCGCTTCTAATCTAAAAGGGAGAAGAGATGCATACGGATTCCGGCTGTTTTGACGATTGAATGACGTGGGTCCATCTGCCTTACTTTTCGCTttcttctattttcctttttgtgtgttttttttttttaattcctcgTCAAAATAGTACTATCTAGTTTAGAAGTCGGTCGATGTATCTTTAGCTCATCTGTTTTGAATTTTGATCTATATATGATACTCTTTATATTTTAAAACATTACACACTATTGCACTAATATTAGTATTATTTCTGTAACTCGTAAAACTCGTTTGATTTGATATTAGAAGAAATAGGTATGCTATAAATTTTAATATTGCTTTATCTAGTGTTTaatttgtattttaaattttgaatataaaatatttatgtACCTAATTTAATAAGGGCGAAAATCATTTACATTCCCCAAGTTTACtctaaggggtcatttggtaagATTCATCAgataagctaatgcatgcattagctttgtgtattaataatacattgtttggtagacattttgaacctatgcattagttatacatcctatttggtattatcttaTGCATCactaatgcatagaaaataaggggtcgtttggtagggtgcataagaataatgctgaataggGCGTATTAGTAGTGTTGGTATTAGTTATGATTGCATTAGTTAtgttggtattagttatgctgacatatttcttatccattgtttggtttgatgtattaaagcattgcacagtttctaaaagaattgtttgtttatAAAAATGTCCTCAAAACTAGTCCActctaactttttaaaaaaaacatatattgagaaatgtttttatatgaaaaagttaaaaaaatattttatttgtctacctatattgtaaaataaaattaaatatttatttataaaaaaagaaatatgttaagtatttatttatttactagggatataattttatttctcactatttggattattttgaacttgcattaatatactaactagtatattttaatcaagcataaattttgaaggacaattttgtctttaactaagctaatgcatgcattaaaacccattgcattgctaataccattattttctatgcattagttatgcataggataataccaaataggatgtataactaatgcttgcataactaatgtataagttcaaaatgtctaccaaacaatgtattattaatacacaaagttaatgcatgcattagtttatccaatgcatcctaccaaacgaccccaatagtattagcaatgcaatgagttttaatgcatgcattcgcttagttaaagacaaaattgttcttcaaaatttatgcttgattaaaatatgctagttagcatattaatgcaagttcaaaataatccaaatagtgagaaataaaattatatccctagcaaataaataaatacttagcatatttccttttttataaataaatatttaattttattttacgatataggtagacaaataaaatatttttcttaaaaactttttcatataaaaatatttctcaacatatatttcttttaaaaaattagagTGTGGACTAGTtttgagggtatttttgtaaacaaataattcttttagtaattgtgcaatgctttaatacatcaaaccaaacaattgataagaaatatgtcagcataactaataccagtataactaatgcaagcaaaactaataccagcattactaatacaccctattcagcattattcttatgcacactatcaaacgacccctaagaatCAAACTC of the Nicotiana tabacum cultivar K326 chromosome 7, ASM71507v2, whole genome shotgun sequence genome contains:
- the LOC107766601 gene encoding uncharacterized protein LOC107766601 yields the protein MGVLEKISEALHNNEKKTVELSQKIFKLISEWGTFEKDLDLSSKCLKECFNEMESKEMHLGSVQESVAESLKELNAIRESVERKREEVERKEEELESKWKDLSLARKGFAETVKLREEKLNDQEKVVERLWDEVKFERKQTGDVEEKLIEIRLKEKNLNRIQSWIHHETHALELKDQELAEKMEEIKVKEHNLQSMKKELEDREMGLESLNKELVIKECMLDNVKKELRVKENNLDYVKKELRENENNLEPLKKALAVKESRLDGVMKEVRVKESKLGIMKKELREKENNLESMNKELAVKENRLDSMQKEVRVKESKLEILKKELGEKENNVESVNKELAVRENRLEGVKKVLRVKESNLDYLEKELRENEKKLDYAKKELREKEINLDSLKKELTYKENMLDSMKKELQLKGSNLNIVMKELKEKEKELDFVKKELREEEINVDVVKKELSVKENMLDNMKKELGLEENNLDIVMKELKEKEKNMDFVKKELREKENELESVKKEFKAEADNLIALRKQLESKEVFLSSMKKELEHKEKFHDVMKKKLELHEEHLKSFNERLNLRERELDSIQEAYKQRFEELNSKEKKLDSLEEFAKKKTMRTFNQKRKYSW